A genomic stretch from Vulpes lagopus strain Blue_001 chromosome 11, ASM1834538v1, whole genome shotgun sequence includes:
- the TTC30A gene encoding tetratricopeptide repeat protein 30A — protein MAGLGGAHVPDGEFTAVVYRLLRDARYAEAVQLLGAELQRSPRSRAGLSLLGYCYYRLQEFALAAECYEQLGQLHPELEQYRLYQAQALYKACLYPEATRVAFLLLDNPAYHGRVLRLQAAIKYSEGDLPGAKSLVEQLLSAEGGDDSGADGEPDGQVNLGCLLYKEGQYEAACSKFFAALQASGYRPDLSYNLALAYYSRRQYASALKHIADIIERGIRQHPELGVGMTTEGIDVRSVGNTLVLHQTALVEAFNLKAAIEYQLRNYEAAQEALTDMPPRAEEELDPVTLHNQALMNMDTRPTEGFEKLQFLLQQNPFPPETFGNLLLLYCKYEYFDLAADVLAENAHLTYRLLTPYLYDFLDAMITCQTAPEEAFVKLDGLAGMLTEQLRRLTKQVQEARHNRDDEAVKKAVNEYDDTLEKYIPVLMAQAKIYWNLENYPMVEKIFRKSVEFCNDHDVWKLNVAHVLFMQENKYKEAIGFYEPIVKKHYDNILNVSAIVLANLCVSYIITSQNEEAEELMRKIEKEEKQLSYNDPDKKIYHLCIVNLVIGTLYCAKGNYEFGISRVIKSLEPYHKKLGTDTWYYAKRCFLSLLENMSKHMIVLCDSVIQECVQFLEQCELYGRNIPAVIEQPLEEERIHPGKNTVTYESRQLKALIYEIIGWNM, from the coding sequence ATGGCCGGGCTGGGCGGCGCGCACGTCCCCGATGGCGAGTTCACCGCCGTCGTGTACCGGCTGCTCCGCGACGCCCGCTACGCCGAGGCGGTGCAGCTGCTGGGCGCCGAGCTGCAGCGGAGCCCGAGGAGCCGCGCCGGCCTGTCGCTGCTCGGCTACTGCTACTACCGCCTGCAGGAGTTCGCGCTGGCCGCCGAGTGCTATGAGCAGCTGGGCCAGCTGCACCCGGAGCTCGAGCAGTACCGCCTGTACCAGGCCCAGGCCCTGTACAAGGCCTGCCTGTACCCGGAGGCCACCCGCGTGGCCTTCCTGCTGCTGGACAACCCCGCCTACCACGGCCGGGTCCTCCGCCTGCAGGCCGCCATCAAGTACAGCGAGGGCGACCTGCCCGGGGCCAAGAGCCTGGTGGAGCAGCTGCTGAGCGCCGAAGGCGGGGACGACAGCGGGGCCGACGGCGAGCCCGACGGCCAGGTCAACCTGGGCTGTTTGCTCTACAAGGAGGGACAGTATGAAGCCGCGTGCTCCAAGTTCTTCGCGGCGCTGCAGGCCTCGGGCTACCGGCCCGACCTGTCCTACAACCTGGCCTTGGCCTATTACAGCCGCCGGCAGTACGCCTCGGCGCTGAAGCATATCGCCGACATCATCGAGCGTGGCATCCGCCAGCACCCGGAGCTCGGGGTGGGCATGACCACCGAGGGCATTGATGTCCGAAGCGTTGGCAACACCTTAGTGCTTCACCAGACCGCCCTGGTCGAGGCCTTCAACCTCAAGGCCGCCATAGAGTACCAACTGAGAAACTATGAGGCGGCCCAGGAGGCCCTCACGGACATGCCACCAAGGGCAGAAGAAGAGTTAGACCCCGTGACCCTGCACAACCAGGCGCTGATGAACATGGACACCAGGCCTACGGAAGGGTTTGAAAAGCTACAGTTTCTGCTCCAGCAGAACCCCTTCCCCCCAGAGACCTTTGGCAACCTGCTGCTGCTCTACTGTAAGTATGAGTATTTTGACCTGGCGGCCGATGTCCTGGCAGAGAATGCCCATTTGACCTACAGGCTCCTCACCCCCTATCTCTATGACTTCTTGGATGCCATGATCACCTGCCAGACGGCTCCGGAAGAGGCTTTCGTTAAGCTTGACGGGCTGGCAGGGATGCTGACCGAACAGCTCCGGAGACTCACCAAACAAGTACAGGAAGCAAGACACAATAGAGACGACGAAGCTGTCAAGAAGGCAGTGAATGAGTATGACGACACCCTGGAGAAGTACATCCCCGTGTTGATGGCCCAGGCAAAGATCTACTGGAACCTTGAGAATTATCCAATGGTGGAAAAGATCTTCCGCAAATCTGTGGAATTCTGTAATGACCACGATGTGTGGAAGCTGAACGTGGCTCACGTCCTGTTCATgcaggaaaacaaatacaaagaagCCATCGGTTTCTATGAGCCCATAGTCAAGAAGCATTATGACAACATCTTGAACGTCAGTGCTATCGTGCTGGCTAACCTGTGTGTTTCGTACATTATTACCAGTCAGAATGAAGAAGCTGAGGAGTTGATGAGAAAGAttgagaaggaggaaaagcagcTGTCCTACAATGACCCTGATAAGAAAATCTACCATCTCTGCATTGTGAATTTGGTGATAGGGACACTCTATTGTGCCAAAGGAAATTATGAGTTTGGTATTTCTCGGGTTATCAAAAGCCTGGAACCTTATCATAAGAAACTGGGAACTGACACCTGGTATTATGCCAAAAGATGCTTCCTGTCCTTATTAGAAAACATGTCGAAACACATGATTGTGCTCTGTGACAGTGTTATTCAAGAATGTGTCCAGTTTCTAGAACAATGTGAACTCTATGGCAGAAACATACCTGCTGTTATTGAACAACccctggaagaagaaagaattcaccCTGGAAAGAATACAGTCACATACGAGTCCAGACAGTTAAAGGCTTTGATTTATGAGATTATAGGATGGAATATGTAG
- the LOC121501821 gene encoding tetratricopeptide repeat protein 30A-like: MAGLGGAHVPDGEFTAVVYRLLRDARYAEAVQLLGAELQRSPRSRAGLSLLGYCYYRLQEFALAAECYEQLGQLHPELEQYRLYQAQALYKACLYPEATRVAFLLLDNPAYHGRVLRLQAAIKYSEGDLPGAKSLVEQLLSAEGGDDSGPDGEPDGQVNLGCLLYKEGQYEAACSKFFAALQASGYRPDLSYNLALAYYSRRQYASALKHIADIIEHGIRRHPELGVGMTTEGIDVRSVGNTLVLHRTALVEAFNLKAAIEYQLRNYEAAQETLTDMPPRSEEELDPVTLHNQALMNMDTRPTEGFEKLQFLLQQNPFPPETFGNLLLLYCKYEYFDLAADVLAENAHLTYRLLTPYLYDFLDAMITCQTAPEEAFVKLDGLAGMLTEQLRRLTKQVQEARHNRDDEAVKKAVNEYDDTLEKYIPVLMAQAKIYWNLENYPMVEKIFRKSVEFCNDHDVWKLNVAHVLFMQENKYKEAIGFYEPIVKKHYDNILNVSAIVLANLCVSYIITSQNEEAEELMRKIEKEEKQLSYNDPDKKIYHLCIVNLVIGTLYCAKGNYEFGISRVIKSLEPYHKKLGTDTWYYAKRCFLSLLENMSKRIIVLCDSVIQECVQFLEQCELYGRNIPAVIEQPLEKERMHPGKNTVTYESRQLKALIYEIIGWNM, translated from the coding sequence ATGGCCGGGCTGGGCGGCGCGCACGTCCCCGATGGCGAGTTCACCGCCGTCGTGTACCGGCTGCTCCGCGACGCCCGCTACGCCGAGGCGGTGCAGCTGCTGGGCGCCGAGCTGCAGCGGAGCCCGAGGAGCCGCGCCGGCCTGTCGCTGCTCGGCTACTGCTACTACCGCCTGCAGGAGTTCGCGCTGGCCGCCGAGTGCTATGAGCAGCTGGGCCAGCTGCACCCGGAGCTCGAGCAGTACCGCCTGTACCAGGCCCAGGCCCTGTACAAGGCCTGCCTGTACCCGGAGGCCACCCGCGTGGCCTTCCTGCTGCTGGACAACCCCGCCTACCACGGCCGGGTCCTCCGCCTGCAGGCCGCCATCAAGTACAGCGAGGGCGACCTGCCCGGGGCCAAGAGCCTGGTGGAGCAGCTGCTGAGCGCCGAAGGCGGGGACGACAGCGGGCCCGACGGCGAGCCCGACGGCCAGGTCAACCTGGGCTGTTTGCTCTACAAGGAGGGACAGTACGAAGCCGCGTGCTCCAAGTTCTTCGCGGCGCTGCAGGCCTCGGGCTACCGGCCCGACCTGTCCTACAACCTGGCCTTGGCCTATTACAGCCGCCGGCAGTACGCCTCGGCGCTGAAGCATATCGCCGACATCATCGAACATGGTATCCGCAGGCACCCGGAGCTCGGGGTGGGCATGACCACCGAGGGCATTGATGTCCGAAGCGTTGGCAACACCTTAGTGCTTCACCGGACCGCCCTGGTCGAGGCCTTCAACCTCAAGGCCGCCATAGAGTACCAACTGAGAAACTATGAGGCGGCCCAGGAAACCCTCACAGACATGCCACCGAGGTCAGAAGAAGAGTTAGACCCCGTGACCCTGCACAACCAGGCGCTGATGAACATGGACACCAGGCCTACGGAAGGGTTTGAAAAGCTACAGTTTCTGCTCCAGCAGAACCCCTTCCCCCCAGAGACCTTTGGCAACCTGCTGCTGCTCTACTGTAAGTATGAGTATTTTGACCTGGCGGCCGATGTCCTGGCAGAGAATGCCCATTTGACCTACAGGCTCCTCACCCCCTATCTCTATGACTTCTTGGATGCCATGATCACCTGCCAGACGGCTCCGGAAGAGGCTTTCGTTAAGCTTGACGGGCTGGCAGGGATGCTGACCGAACAGCTCCGGAGACTCACCAAACAAGTACAGGAAGCAAGACACAATAGAGACGACGAAGCTGTCAAGAAGGCAGTGAATGAGTATGACGACACCCTGGAGAAGTACATCCCCGTGTTGATGGCCCAGGCAAAGATCTACTGGAACCTTGAGAATTATCCAATGGTGGAAAAGATCTTCCGCAAATCTGTGGAATTCTGTAATGACCACGATGTGTGGAAGCTGAACGTGGCTCACGTCCTGTTCATgcaggaaaacaaatacaaagaagCCATCGGTTTCTATGAGCCCATAGTCAAGAAGCATTATGACAACATCTTGAACGTCAGTGCTATCGTGCTGGCTAACCTGTGTGTTTCGTACATTATTACCAGTCAGAATGAAGAAGCTGAGGAGTTGATGAGAAAGAttgagaaggaggaaaagcagcTGTCCTACAATGACCCCGATAAGAAAATCTACCATCTCTGCATTGTGAATTTGGTGATAGGGACACTCTATTGTGCCAAAGGAAATTATGAGTTTGGTATTTCTCGGGTTATCAAAAGCCTGGAACCTTATCATAAGAAACTGGGAACTGACACCTGGTATTATGCCAAAAGATGCTTCCTGTCCTTATTAGAAAACATGTCAAAACGCATTATTGTGCTCTGTGACAGTGTTATTCAAGAATGTGTCCAGTTTCTAGAACAATGTGAACTCTATGGCAGAAACATACCTGCTGTTATTGAACAACccctggaaaaagaaagaatgcaccCTGGAAAGAATACAGTTACATACGAGTCCAGACAGTTAAAGGCTTTGATTTATGAGATTATAGGATGGAATATGTAG
- the TTC30B gene encoding tetratricopeptide repeat protein 30B translates to MAGLGGAHVPDGEFTAVVYRLLRDARYAEAVQLLGAELQRSPRSRAGLSLLGYCYYRLQEFALAAECYEQLGQLHPELEQYRLYQAQALYKACLYPEATRVAFLLLDNPAYHGRVLRLQAAIKYSEGDLPGAKSLVEQLLSAEGGDDSGPDGEPDGQVNLGCLLYKEGQYEAACSKFFAALQASGYRPDLSYNLALAYYSRRQYAPALKHIADIIERGIRQHPELGVGMTTEGIDVRSVGNTLVLHRTALVEAFNLKAAIEYQLRNYEAAQEALTDMPPRAEEELDPVTLHNQALMNMDTRPTEGFEKLQFLLQQNPFPPETFGNLLLLYCKYEYFDLAADVLAENAHLTYRLLTPYLYDFLDAMITCQTAPEEAFVKLDGLAGMLTEQLRRLTIQVQEARHNRDDEAVKKAVNEYDDTLEKYIPVLMAQAKIYWNLENYPMVEKIFRKSVEFCNDHDVWKLNVAHVLFMQENKYKEAIGFYEPIVKKHYDNILNVSAIVLANLCVSYIMTSQNEEAEELMRKIEEEEQLSYDDPDKKIYHLCIVNLVIGTLYCAKGNYDFGISRVIKSLEPYHKKLGTDTWYYAKRCFLSLLENMSKHTIMLRDSVIQECVQFLEQCELYGRNIPAVIEQPLEEERMHTGKNTVTYESRQLKALIYEIIGWNI, encoded by the coding sequence ATGGCCGGGCTGGGCGGCGCGCACGTCCCCGATGGCGAGTTCACCGCCGTCGTGTACCGGCTGCTCCGCGACGCCCGCTACGCCGAGGCGGTGCAGCTGCTGGGCGCCGAGCTGCAGCGGAGCCCGAGGAGCCGCGCCGGCCTGTCGCTGCTCGGCTACTGCTACTACCGCCTGCAGGAGTTCGCGCTGGCCGCCGAGTGCTATGAGCAGCTGGGCCAGCTGCACCCGGAGCTCGAGCAGTACCGCCTGTACCAGGCCCAGGCCCTGTACAAGGCCTGCCTGTACCCGGAGGCCACCCGCGTGGCCTTCCTGCTGCTGGACAACCCCGCCTACCACGGCCGGGTCCTCCGCCTGCAGGCCGCCATCAAGTACAGCGAGGGCGACCTGCCCGGGGCCAAGAGCCTGGTGGAGCAGCTGCTGAGCGCCGAAGGCGGGGACGACAGCGGGCCCGACGGCGAGCCCGACGGCCAGGTCAACCTGGGCTGTTTGCTCTACAAGGAGGGACAGTACGAAGCCGCGTGCTCCAAGTTCTTCGCGGCGCTGCAGGCCTCGGGCTACCGGCCCGACCTGTCCTACAACCTGGCCTTGGCCTATTACAGCCGCCGGCAGTACGCCCCGGCGCTGAAGCATATCGCCGACATCATCGAGCGTGGCATCCGCCAGCACCCGGAGCTCGGGGTGGGCATGACCACCGAGGGCATTGATGTCCGAAGCGTTGGCAACACCTTAGTGCTTCACCGGACCGCCCTGGTCGAGGCCTTCAACCTCAAGGCCGCCATAGAGTACCAACTGAGAAACTATGAGGCGGCCCAGGAGGCCCTCACGGACATGCCACCAAGGGCAGAAGAAGAGTTAGACCCCGTGACCCTGCACAACCAGGCGCTGATGAACATGGACACCAGGCCTACGGAAGGGTTTGAAAAGCTACAGTTTCTGCTCCAGCAGAACCCCTTCCCCCCAGAGACCTTTGGCAACCTGCTGCTGCTCTACTGTAAGTATGAGTATTTTGACCTGGCGGCCGATGTCCTGGCAGAGAATGCCCATTTGACCTACAGGCTCCTCACCCCCTATCTCTATGACTTCTTGGATGCCATGATCACCTGCCAGACGGCTCCGGAAGAGGCTTTCGTTAAGCTTGATGGGCTGGCAGGGATGCTGACCGAACAGCTCCGGAGACTCACCATCCAAGTACAGGAAGCAAGACACAATAGAGACGATGAAGCTGTCAAGAAGGCAGTGAATGAGTATGACGACACCCTGGAGAAGTACATCCCCGTGTTGATGGCCCAGGCAAAGATCTACTGGAACCTTGAGAATTATCCAATGGTGGAAAAGATCTTCCGCAAATCTGTGGAATTCTGTAATGACCACGATGTGTGGAAGCTGAACGTGGCTCACGTCCTGTTCATgcaggaaaacaaatacaaagaagCCATCGGTTTCTATGAGCCCATAGTCAAGAAGCATTATGACAACATCTTGAACGTCAGTGCTATCGTGCTGGCTAACCTGTGTGTTTCGTACATTATGACCAGTCAGAATGAAGAAGCTGAGGAGTTGATGAGAAAGATTGAGGAGGAAGAGCAGCTGTCCTATGATGACCCCGATAAGAAAATCTACCATCTCTGCATTGTGAATTTGGTGATAGGGACACTCTATTGTGCCAAAGGAAATTATGACTTTGGTATCTCTCGGGTTATCAAAAGCCTGGAACCTTATCATAAGAAACTGGGAACTGACACCTGGTATTATGCCAAAAGATGCTTCCTGTCCTTATTAGAAAACATGTCAAAACATACGATCATGCTCCGTGACAGTGTTATTCAAGAATGTGTCCAGTTTCTAGAACAATGTGAACTTTATGGCAGAAACATACCTGCTGTTATTGAACAACccctggaagaagaaagaatgcaCACTGGAAAGAATACAGTCACATACGAGTCCAGACAGTTAAAGGCTTTGATTTATGAGATTATAGGATGGAATATATAG